A segment of the Rattus rattus isolate New Zealand chromosome 4, Rrattus_CSIRO_v1, whole genome shotgun sequence genome:
cttcttctcttagtCCCCCACTCTATCTtccccccttcctacctcccttcctccttcccctccctcctcatcttcgttctttccttctctcctatcctgttcccccctcccttcctctcctttttcctctcttccctcttttcgtTCATTTTAATATTGTGATGTGTGTGGAAAGTTTAATgccttttatttatataaatggaTATAAAGTGTAAGAATTGTACCCAAAGTCTTATTTTGTTAATGGGGTATGTGGAAAACATGAATAGACATAAGGTTTTTGGAGAATGTTCACGGCATCCTGTAGGCAGAAAATATGTTCACATATGGACTCATTTCTTACCTGGATTGCCTGTGGACAATAATAatttctcctctgcctccatgCTGCTTGATCTATACCACTTGTCTCTGGTTTCCAGAATAAACGTCCAAAAGTATCCAGAAATAACATTTATTAACCAACAATAAAACACACGATAGAAAAGGCCTTATAAgtaaaactatatatttataatgcTTTATTGATTTTGCTCCAGAACTCCACAAAACACTACAGACAGTaacaaaataattcaataaatgttaaaaacttCCAAGATAATTATAGAATACTCTTCATCATATGTGAGCATTGTCAATACCATGACCATTAGATACATTAGTCAACACTATCATAGATATCTTTCTTGAATAAaggacatattttttttaaatctgagagTCATAACAtttacacacatccatacacaacATAACAGCTCAGAATAAGTAAAGCAGATCCCCAAAACGATCTGGAGTCATCTGCCTGTACATCACTTAAAGATATTACAGTGTTAACAGGATAGAGATCAACACACttaagagaaagggagggggttcacttggggaaaagaagggaaattggGCGTTAAAGCTGTTTACATGTTTTCCATGGCCCGTTTGGCAAGATGCTCCCTTCCCTGCTCTGCCTGTTCTTGATTGAGATACTCCAGCACTTTCAGGAGCATATCTTCATCCAGGTACTGTCTGTTTGGGGTATCCTCATTCTTCAGGGATCCTGCAGGGATCCTTTTGCTCACCTTGGCCAGTTTCTCCATTTCCTGGGAGCTTCCTTGTCCCAGATGCTCCTTGATGGCCTGCTCGAGCTGCTCTTCTTCTTGGAGGTCATCTTCTGAGGAGCCTGGGCTGGGCACTCTCTTCAGCTGGTTGCTATTCATGAGCTCAGGGTACTTAACTAGCATCCTGGCTAAGTACTCTCCCAATTCCTGGTCCTTATCATTCAGACTGTCATAGGGGGCTTGTCTGCTTTCAACGTCTGGGATCCAGGCTACTTTGGGAATCTGGTTGGCTCTAGATTTCCCAGGACCATAAGGAAGCCTCAGCAGAGCCTTGTCTCGGCTATATTGGTTGGGGAGATATGGGGACTTCTGATTTGCTACATTCTCCATccctaaaacatttaaaatgtcttcaacacTGAGGCCATCTGGCAAGGCCTCCATCATACCGCGACCAGGTGCCTTGGGATACCCACCCTTGGAGAGCATCTTACTTTGAAACATGTCTGGGCGGTCTATGTCAGCCTCCGGGATGTCATCCAGGTCAACAGCAAGCTCCAGATCCTGCTCGGGCTCCACCAACCCATTTGGTTTCTCTCCAGCTTTGAGCATCTCAATTAAGTCTTCAGGGGGTATCTGCAAATTCCTGGAGATTTCAATCAGctgataaatagactgagaatCAAGGGGCCTCTCAGGAAGCCTGGCTGCCCTGTCCCCGTTTTGCCCACTCTGGGACCTCCCACTGCCCACAGCATTCACTAACCTTCTCAAGTAGGCGATGACTTTGGAGGTGTCCTCTGAGAGTTGGTCTTTACTCTCTTTCCGGTTACCTTCATCTGGGAGCCCCAACTGCCCTGAACGTTTCATCTCTTCattgatttgttcatttttttctgtgttctctttgctGTCTCTCACCTCTTCCTGGGTTTGAGTCTCTATTTTCTCCTCCATGGGACTCCAGTCTTCTCCCCCGACCACATCTTCATAGGCAATGTTGTTGGTCTTGTACACGTCATCTTCATCATCCGTGTAGAGCTTCTGTTCCTCGTCAACCCTCTCACGCTTCTGGTTGCTTGGCCCTGTCAGTTTCCCAAGCTCTTGGAACACAGACTCCAGGGTAGCGAGACTTTGGGGTGTGTACTGTTCTTCTACTATTTCGTTTGTGCGTTTGAAGGGGTTTTCTCTGGAATTCTCTTCATACATGAGAGGGAACCGCATGTGCTTGAGTTTCCTCTCGGGCCATTGTTGAGTCTCATAGTCATCAGGCGTGTCCACAGGGAAGTTCTTCTCCAGATTCAAGGCATAGGGCTTGTTCTCCTTGAGGGCGGATGGCGGCTCGTTTTCAGCCTGCCTCAAAGCCTCAAGTATTATCCGCATCCACTCGTCTTCACTCAGGACATCCCTTGAGCTCTCTGCCAAGTGACTTTCTTCTCCGTTTTCTTTGAGCTGAAGGGGAACAGAGAGGCCTTGGTAGGGATTGTAGTCTgggctgctttcttctctgtgggCCTGCTGCCTGAGCTTTTCTATGTACTCCAAAGCCCTGATCATTTCTGGACTAGGAAACTTCTGGACATTCTCCAATCTGAGGTCTGGTTCTTTCTGAAGCAGCTGGTTTCGCTGGAAGGAAGCTGCTTCGGTTCCAGGGACAAGGAAAATTAAGTGGATAAGAAGCAGAACTGCTCCAAATCGGTAAGCCTTCGATTCAGCCATGTCTtaaaattttcctgaaaacatAGAAAATACGAATGATCACAAAGGATACAAGCCAGAAGTcacaatgggaagaaaagaaaaacacaaaccacaatggagaatagagaagaaataatttcatattaCACATAGGAGAACTATTTAAAGTTAATTAATATTTCCTATATGATCTTCACAAACTAACCAATGAAATCTATAGGAAAATCATTACTCATTTGCATCAAGCTTGTCTGACAGTCTCTTGAAGAAAAACACTGACAGGGAGCTTCTGAAATTTTGTGTCTTTCATTTACAAACTAGCAGCTTGATTTTTATCATGTTtcttttcaacaaaacaaaacttctaatGTATTGCAATTTCTTCAACTAGCATTCTATTAAAATCgatttgaaaataatttaccataacacatgtacatatacatatagttatCCCATAAGATTGTGTCAAAATAATGACCCATTTGATTTATTCTCTGAGTTAGACACCCAATTTTGTTGTAGAAATGCAACAGCTATGTATGGTGATGCAATATAACATATTAGTGGCAGTAACACTGAGTCCTGGTCAACTCAGTAAATGATAAATCCAGCAGTTAGCTACTAATCcccagaacctgggtcctctcaggTCTCAGCTAGTATGCTAAACCAAGAAAGCTTTTTGTGGAAACCTGGGAAATTAATAACctacacttttaaatttttctatgtgCCAATCTTCAAATAATTGTATTATGGCTGACTTGCAAATGCAATTATGGTTATATTTTTCATCCTTCCTCTAGTGTAGAGTAAACAAACAGATGCTACAGAGAGAACATAAGTTTACTTAACTAGTCTATTTCTAAGCTTTTGAGTGTTCAGATTCAGTTTGTCTCATGTCTCTGTCTATTTTTATAGGGACCTGTGAAATCTTAAGTGACTCACACACACTGTTAGAAAATCTGAAAATAACCACTATGTAACTCCCAATTTAGATAAACACAGACGATTTGTTGAATTcttcctacttaaaaaaaaaggaagaaagaaaagaaaaaaaaccttcattcattttttttcttcaatatttttaaaatctcacaGATGGATTAGTAAGAGGAATCACTTGTATGTTTCCTGCTGGGCGTTGCTAAAAACTGAAGAAGCTATTTAAGTCCTTGCAAATTCTTCTGTAAccaaatgcacataaataaatgtatacgTTTATTCATGCCTTCAATGCAACATGGTTTGGTGACAAATAAGCAAAgttatgagaaaataatttcctgTTAGATTAAATGTCAACATTTTGCTTAACAGATCTTGCTGATAATGTTATGATTTTTTTCGAGCTGTCGATAGGTTGCAGGCATAGAAACTTCctttgcatgcatacatatataggcTGATCAAAATGA
Coding sequences within it:
- the Scg2 gene encoding secretogranin-2 isoform X2; the encoded protein is MAESKAYRFGAVLLLIHLIFLVPGTEAASFQRNQLLQKEPDLRLENVQKFPSPEMIRALEYIEKLRQQAHREESSPDYNPYQGLSVPLQLKENGEESHLAESSRDVLSEDEWMRIILEALRQAENEPPSALKENKPYALNLEKNFPVDTPDDYETQQWPERKLKHMRFPLMYEENSRENPFKRTNEIVEEQYTPQSLATLESVFQELGKLTGPSNQKRERVDEEQKLYTDDEDDVYKTNNIAYEDVVGGEDWSPMEEKIETQTQEEVRDSKENTEKNEQINEEMKRSGQLGLPDEGNRKESKDQLSEDTSKVIAYLRRNLQIPPEDLIEMLKAGEKPNGLVEPEQDLELAVDLDDIPEADIDRPDMFQSKMLSKGGYPKAPGRGMMEALPDGLSVEDILNVLGMENVANQKSPYLPNQYSRDKALLRLPYGPGKSRANQIPKVAWIPDVESRQAPYDSLNDKDQELGEYLARMLVKYPELMNSNQLKRVPSPGSSEDDLQEEEQLEQAIKEHLGQGSSQEMEKLAKVSKRIPAGSLKNEDTPNRQYLDEDMLLKVLEYLNQEQAEQGREHLAKRAMENM
- the Scg2 gene encoding secretogranin-2 isoform X1 — translated: MAESKAYRFGAVLLLIHLIFLVPGTEAASFQRNQLLQKEPDLRLENVQKFPSPEMIRALEYIEKLRQQAHREESSPDYNPYQGLSVPLQLKENGEESHLAESSRDVLSEDEWMRIILEALRQAENEPPSALKENKPYALNLEKNFPVDTPDDYETQQWPERKLKHMRFPLMYEENSRENPFKRTNEIVEEQYTPQSLATLESVFQELGKLTGPSNQKRERVDEEQKLYTDDEDDVYKTNNIAYEDVVGGEDWSPMEEKIETQTQEEVRDSKENTEKNEQINEEMKRSGQLGLPDEGNRKESKDQLSEDTSKVIAYLRRLVNAVGSGRSQSGQNGDRAARLPERPLDSQSIYQLIEISRNLQIPPEDLIEMLKAGEKPNGLVEPEQDLELAVDLDDIPEADIDRPDMFQSKMLSKGGYPKAPGRGMMEALPDGLSVEDILNVLGMENVANQKSPYLPNQYSRDKALLRLPYGPGKSRANQIPKVAWIPDVESRQAPYDSLNDKDQELGEYLARMLVKYPELMNSNQLKRVPSPGSSEDDLQEEEQLEQAIKEHLGQGSSQEMEKLAKVSKRIPAGSLKNEDTPNRQYLDEDMLLKVLEYLNQEQAEQGREHLAKRAMENM